AACTCCATGCACAAGTACCAGCCGCGGCTACACATCGTGAAGGCTGACGAGAACAATGCTTTTGGCTCCAAAAACACAGCCTTCTGCACCCACGTGTTCCCAGAAACTTCCTTCATCTCTGTGACCTCCTACCAGAATCACAAGGTACAGCCCCACCACAGAGGCAGGAAGTGAAGCCCCGATGCAGCAGGGctgaggcaggcagggcaggcacCTCAGGAACCTGCTAAGCCCTGCAGAGCAGTGAGAAATGGAGTGATGTGCAGGAAAGGAGACCAGATTCCTGAACCCCCAGCACAAAGTAACTGTGGTCCCTATGCTGGGGATGGACAGAGTTGGCAACTGTAAAGACCAGGAGCGTGGAGCTTGCCCTGTGGCTCAGTGCTGGGCCCTTTCGTTCTACAGTCTTCTCCCGGGTGGGATTCTGCGCGTGCAGAGAGAAGGGGATGGAACAGGGAGAGGAGCCCTGGGGCGCTGCCAGCTGTGTGGGAGCAGGTGACTGAGCCATCTGGAGGCCCTTCCCAGGCAGCGTCACAGGGTCCTGGCATGTCCTGGCCCACCTTGCACCCCAGCCCGACCATCCCAAACTGCCTCCCGATCCCCGCCCGGGccactctcccctgcccccctgcctTTGCCCACGCCCTCCTTCTCAGAAGGCTTTCACATCTGCACAGTGGGACTGGCCAGATCAGGGGAAGGATCTTAGGCAGAAGAGTGACAGAGTCAGGTTTGCATTTAGAAGAGTCACGCAGAACCTGACGTGGCAGTTGCACTGCCGGGGGATGGTGTGGACGGGAAGCTGCTACAGGCCCCCGGGAGAGGATGATGAGGGGCTGAATCGAGGTAGCACGGGGGGCGGGAGAGCGGGAGACAGAACCAGAGGTTCTGCCGCAAGTGGAAGGGATAGGAGCCGGCGACGTGAAGGGCAAGGCCAAGGAGACCTCAGCAAGACGCAGCTTCCCCAGACACTGCCGGGGGTTCTGAATGTGCCTGGCGTCGGGGAGGAGGGCCAGAGGCCAGCCCAGTCCTCTCCCCCCAGTGACTCTCCCGTGTATCCTGTCCTGACAGATCACACAGCTGAAAATTGAGAACAACCCTTTTGCCAAGGGGTTCCGGGGCAGTGATGACAGTGACCTCCGTGTGGCCAggctgcagaggtggggctgctccggcctgggggtggggcgggtgggGCGGGTGGAGCGGGTTCAAGCACAGGGACTCCGTAACCCTCAAGGTATCTCCACTCCCTTCCCGTCTCCTGCTGACTGTCCTCCCCTCGCCTCCAGCAAAGAATATCCCGTGATCTCCAAAAGCATCATGAGGCAGAGGCTCGTCTCCACACAGCTGTCATCCAAGCCTGACGTCAGCCCCCTGCATGGGGCTCACCAGGCGCTCCAACACTACCAGTACGAGAACGGGGCTCACATGCAGTTCGCTGCGGCTGAGCCCCAGGACCTTCCCCTCAACACCTTCCCAGCCCAGAGGGACTCCAGCCTCTTCTATCACTGCCTGAAAAGACGAGGTACCTCTCTCCTGGTCTAGAAGCCCTGGTGGGGGGTGACACTCTCCCCACAAACACTCCCCACTGCACATGTGAGCACGCacgggtgcacacacacacacacacacacacacacacacacacacacacacacacacacacacccctggttATTGTGTGGCCTGGGAGAGCGAGCCTGGAGCGTTGTGGACTGTGGCCAGGCTCAGCGCAGGGATGCAGGGATACGCTTCTTGCTTTTCACGCAGCCCTCAGAACCCTCACAGGCAGCTTGCGGCCTTGGTGTCCCCAGACACCGGTACCCCTCCCTAGCCCCAGGTGCTGCTCTGAGCGGGGTGGGCAGAGGACACAAGTCAGCCAGGCTCTGTCTCTAGGTGTGGGAGGAGGTGGAAGCATCACAATCCCAAGGTTTCCATTTAGGGAGGCGACCTCCATCCTAACACAGGGAGTCCCTAGCACAGGCTCCCCACCTCATCACACCAGATCTGCAAAGGCTTCTTGAGAGTGGCAGGGAGCTGTTGTGGGTGCAGATCAGGGACGAGGAAGACAGGCAACAGACTTGTCCATGCTGGCTTCTTTGTGAGGAAGAGGAGCCCTGAGTGAGAACCAGATGTGCTCTGGTACCAGGTCTCGATTTTTCCCTctataaaatatgaatgattAGTGTTATTACACCAGAAGTCCTCACAGGGCCACTGAATTGTCTTGGGAATGAGTTTGGGGACTTTTGCTTGCAATCCAGAATGTTCTCTCAGCCCAGCTCCTAGGGACCAGCCAGGCAGGCCCCTGAGTACCCACCACACCAGGTCCAGTAGAACTAGTGACCTAGAGCAGGGGCTGGCAAACTGTGGCCTTTGgaccaaatctggcctgctgtCTGTTTTTGTTCAGCCTGTGAGTCATAcaaaatggtttttacattttaaatagttgaaaaaagTCAAGACTGTTTCATGATATATGaacattatatgaaattcaaagttTGGTATCCATAAATAAAgtcttattggaacacagccaaacACAGTTATTTACCTGTTGTCTGTGGCCTCTTTCCTGTTGAGAAGCCCTAGAGAAAACAGAAGGAGGGAGACCAAGACAAGCGACCGGACAAGTGTTCTTAAATTCGTTGAGTGGGCTGCCGCCCAAGTCCTCAGGCCTGGGTCATCCCTGCTTCCCAGGGGAGCCTGTGCTCGTCCAGAGAGTCAAGCCCTCATGCTTGAGGATGTTGAAAGACACACATCCATGGTTTGGAGCAGTTAATGTCATCTTTCCCTAGACAGAGTATTAGCTTAGCCTTAAAAGTACAAGTCACCTTTTACTTATTAACAGCTCCATTTCTTAATTGTGTAAACGCTGTTATGTTGGAATCTGTGTAATTACAATCTGATGGGACTTCTTTGAACGTATGTAGGGTTTACTTCCTCCTCTAAAAGCAATAGGAGCGTGCCTGTGAGTAGCTTTGTCTTGCTAAGGCCTTCCTGGGAGTGGAGGATTGAGGCCGAAGCATCGCGGCTTTAATTTTCTGGCTAATTCAGGCGGATGTAGCCTCTGGGCCCGGTTTGGGCTGGCAGTTGCTTGCACTTTCCTTGGCCAGGGTGGGCCTAGCCTAAGAGCGCCAGTGCACATTAAGGCCTCTTACCATCCCCAAGAGTCAGGGTGGCAAAGGATCAAAGCCATACGCTGACTGGTTAAACACATCACTCAGTGTCCAGTGATGCAGTGTGCCCCGTGGCCTTTGAGCGTGGTCCACGATCCGACCACTTCTTGGCTGCTGCCGCCTTTGAAAAGCTGCAGCTGATTAAAATGGTTCTGGGAGCGCCGTGGTAGCGTGGGGCAGTGGGGGCCCTGAATGACAAGGATGGGCTGTCCTAGCGCCCAGCGGGGGTATTCGGGGCCCTGGGCTGGCGGAAATGGCTCTTCCTGAGGTTTCTTTGTCTTCCGGCAGACAGTGCCCGCCACCTGGACTTACCCTGCAAAAGATCTTACCTGGAAGCTCCCACTGCAGTGGGGGAGGATCATTATTTCCGGTCTCCCCCTCCCTACGACCAACAGATGCTGAGCCCCTCCTACTGCAGTGAGGTGACCCCACGAGAAGCCTGCATGTACTCAGGTTCAGGGACCGAGATAGCCGGGGTGTCCGGGGTGGACGACTTGCCCCCGCCCCCACTGAGCTGTAACATGTGGACGTCAGTGTCGCCGTACACGAGCTACAGCGTTCAGACCGTGGAGACTGTGCCTTACCAGTCCTTCCCCACGcacttcaccaccaccactatgATGCCCCGGCTGCCCCCCATCTCGGCTCCGAGCTCCCAGCCGCCCGGAAGCGCCCACTTCAGCGTCTACAATCAGCTCTCACAGTCTCAGGTCCGAGAGCGAGAGCGGGGGCCCAGCGCCTCCTTCCCGAGGGAGCGCAGCTTCCCCGGCACCGGCACCGGCACCGCGTGCGAGCGGAAGCCGCCCTCGCCGCACCTGAATGCTGCCAACGAGTTTCTCTACTCGCAGAGCTTCTCCTTGTCCCGGGAAGCCTCCTTGCAGTATCATTCAGGAATGGGGACTGTCGAGAACTGGACTGACGGATGACTCCCAGGGCCCGTCCACAGCCCCAGGACCATGTTGACCCAGCATTAACCTCTGA
This region of Physeter macrocephalus isolate SW-GA chromosome 14, ASM283717v5, whole genome shotgun sequence genomic DNA includes:
- the TBX4 gene encoding T-box transcription factor TBX4 — protein: MLQDKGLSESEEAFRAPGSVLGETSAANAANAPEAALAAPGLSGAALGSPRGPGADIAVATAAAAEQTIENIKVGLHEKELWKKFHEAGTEMIITKAGRRMFPSYKVKVTGMNPKTKYILLIDVVPADDHRYKFCDNKWMVAGKAEPAMPGRLYVHPDSPATGAHWMRQLVSFQKLKLTNNHLDPFGHIILNSMHKYQPRLHIVKADENNAFGSKNTAFCTHVFPETSFISVTSYQNHKITQLKIENNPFAKGFRGSDDSDLRVARLQSKEYPVISKSIMRQRLVSTQLSSKPDVSPLHGAHQALQHYQYENGAHMQFAAAEPQDLPLNTFPAQRDSSLFYHCLKRRDSARHLDLPCKRSYLEAPTAVGEDHYFRSPPPYDQQMLSPSYCSEVTPREACMYSGSGTEIAGVSGVDDLPPPPLSCNMWTSVSPYTSYSVQTVETVPYQSFPTHFTTTTMMPRLPPISAPSSQPPGSAHFSVYNQLSQSQVRERERGPSASFPRERSFPGTGTGTACERKPPSPHLNAANEFLYSQSFSLSREASLQYHSGMGTVENWTDG